ATTCCTCTCTTCAACTATTATCTTAAAAGATGCAAGTTCCTTTTCAAGCCCATTAATCTTATTCTGGCTATGTGATTTTGCTAAAAGGAAGCAAAAAGCTCCACCAATTACCAGACCAATTAAGCCAATGACGAGGAAATAGATGTTTATCATCTTGTTATATGGGCGATCACATCTATTTCTACTTTGATAGAAGATGGAAGCCTTGCTGCTTGAATGGTTGTGCGAGCAGGTCTTGGTTCTTTAAAGTATTCCTTATATACCTCATTCATTTCCTCAAAGTCATCCATATTGGCAAGAAATACATTAGCCTTAAGGACATTGTCTAAAGATGAACCAGATGCCTCAAGGATGGCTTTGATATTTTCCAATGTTAGGGTAGTCTCCTCCTTTATATCTGAATAAATAATTTCTCCTGTTTCCAGGTGTACAGGCCCTTGACCTGAAACAAAGATAAGGTCATTGTAGGCAATAGCCTGGGAATATGGTCCCTTTGTCCCCCTGCCTCCTTTAACCGAGATGGCCTTTTTCATTGCCTTAAAGATATTTTATCAAAAATTCTACCCTGTTCTTAATGAAATAGAAAGCCCTTTTTGCAATACTTTTAGTGTATTGTCCCTTATTTTCTCAATCTCATCCATTGTTAATGTCTTATCATCTGCCTGATAGGTAATTCTGTATGTTATGGATTTATGGTTGGCTGGGATATTTCCTCCTTTATAAATATCATAGAGAAATAC
The genomic region above belongs to bacterium and contains:
- a CDS encoding Rid family detoxifying hydrolase; translated protein: MKKAISVKGGRGTKGPYSQAIAYNDLIFVSGQGPVHLETGEIIYSDIKEETTLTLENIKAILEASGSSLDNVLKANVFLANMDDFEEMNEVYKEYFKEPRPARTTIQAARLPSSIKVEIDVIAHITR